Proteins from a genomic interval of Spea bombifrons isolate aSpeBom1 chromosome 4, aSpeBom1.2.pri, whole genome shotgun sequence:
- the FGF23 gene encoding fibroblast growth factor 23 — MPKVSKKNWPAMVLFALSLLTRVKVTEGFPNSSPVINAGWGNPDRLMHLYTATEWNSFHLQINHDGSVNGSPHQTIYSALMIKSESAGRVVITGVKSGRYLCMDRYGNVFGSHFFSYDDCIFKHETLENRHDVYHSPKHNYLISLKKPKHIFRPGMDLPPYSQFLSMENKIPITRFITPEPVIRHTRSADDPEDIMRTLKKNINYSPPKNVQEVLSSAPQEPLRRNHNEKEDPEDPIRIIITRKTRPHVPLFHYQ, encoded by the exons atgcccAAGGTCAGTAAGAAGAATTGGCCGGCTATGGTGCTGTTTGCACTGAGTCTACTCACCAGAGTAAAGGTGACCGAAGGCTTCCCGAACTCCTCTCCGGTCATCAATGCCGGTTGGGGGAATCCCGACAGACTAATGCACCTGTACACAGCCACCGAATGGAACAGCTTCCACCTGCAGATCAACCACGACGGGAGCGTTAATGGATCCCCCCATCAGACCATTTACA GTGCACTTATGATTAAATCGGAATCAGCTGGCCGAGTGGTCATCACCGGCGTCAAGAGTGGACGCTACTTGTGCATGGACCGATACGGCAATGTCTTCGGCTCG CATTTCTTTAGCTATGATGACTGCATATTCAAACACGAAACCCTGGAGAACAGGCATGATGTGTACCACTCTCCGAAACACAACTATCTGATCAGCCTGAAGAAGCCCAAGCACATATTCCGCCCGGGCATGGACCTTCCACCGTATTCCCAATTTCTGTCTATGGAGAACAAGATCCCCATCACCAGGTTCATCACTCCAGAACCTGTTATCAGACACACCAGAAGCGCAGATGACCCAGAGGACATTATGAGAaccttaaagaaaaacattaattattcaCCTCCAAAGAATGTTCAAGAGGTCCTATCTTCAGCTCCTCAAGAGCCCCTAAGGCGAAATCACAATGAAAAGGAAGACCCAGAGGACCCGATTCGTATTATTATTACCAGGAAGACGCGTCCTCATGTGCCACTTTTCCACTATCAGTAG
- the TIGAR gene encoding fructose-2,6-bisphosphatase TIGAR has protein sequence MARFGLTIVRHGETRYNKEKMLQGQGVDEPLSETGFKQADAAGRFLSSVKFTHIFSSDLIRAKQTACSIMKNNQRSEPVTINYDSRLRERKYGAAEGRPLSELKTMAKTAGQQCPSYTPPGGETLEEVRARAKDFFEFLCRLMIEESRAAGSPGITPADLAPFTNHGCATTDSGDNTLDAHVLLVSHGAYMRNWIKYFVEDLQFTFPPDLKKSRELSVSPNTGISHFIVRVESGGNTIPKIHCVCINRHDHLADVNADTSHYVV, from the exons ATGGCCAGGTTTGGGCTGACCATCGTCAGACA tgGGGAGACCAGATACAACAAGGAGAAAATGCTGCAAG GCCAAGGGGTGGACGAACCGCTCTCAGAAACAGGATTCAAGCAGGCAGATGCAGCCGGAAGATTTCTTAGCAGTGTCAAGTTTACGCACATTTTCTCGAGTGACCTGATCCGGGCAAAGCAA ACGGCATGCTCCATCATGAAGAACAACCAACGCAGCGAGCCGGTGACAATTAACTATGACAGCAGGCTGCGAGAAAGG AAGTACGGCGCTGCGGAAGGTCGACCTCTAAGTGAACTAAAGACAATGGCCAAGACTGCTGGGCAGCAGTGTCCTTCATATACACCTCCCGGAGGAGAGACTTTAGAGGAG gtTAGAGCTCGTGCCAAAGATTTTTTTGAGTTTCTTTGCCGGTTGATGATTGAGGAATCACGTGCTGCGGGAAGTCCTGGGATCACGCCTGCAGACCTCGCCCCATTCACGAATCACGGCTGTGCAACTACAGACAGCGGCGATAACACACTGGATGCACACGTACTTTTAGTGAGCCACGGAGCATACATGAGGAATTGGATCAAGTATTTTGTAGAAGATTTACAATTCACTTTCCCCCCTGATCTGAAGAAATCTCGAGAACTGTCCGTTAGTCCCAACACCGGGATCAGCCATTTTATTGTCCGTGTTGAATCGGGGGGAAACACGATCCCTAAAATCCATTGTGTTTGTATTAATCGCCATGATCATCTAGCGGATGTAAATGCAGACACTAGCCATTATGTCGTATGA